A single region of the Chelmon rostratus isolate fCheRos1 chromosome 5, fCheRos1.pri, whole genome shotgun sequence genome encodes:
- the mfsd14bb gene encoding hippocampus abundant transcript-like protein 1 → MKQEKTATEANDIMLVRSSHGRGRARVTHAVVVIFLEFFAWGLLTTPMLTVLHETFPQHTFLMNGLVQGVKGFLSFLSAPLIGALSDIWGRKSFLLMTVFFTCAPIPFMRISPWWYFALISVSGIFAVTFSVIFAYVADITEEHERSTAYGLVSATFAASLVTSPAIGAYLSAQYGDSLVVLVATVIAVADIAFVFFVVPESLPDKMRLTSWGFPISWEQADPFASLRRVGKDTTVLLICVTVFLSYLPEAGQYSSFFLYLRQVIEFSPAAIAAFIAMVGILSIVAQTLFLSVLMRTIGNKNTVLLGLGFQLFQLAWYGFGSEPWMMWAAGTVAAMSSITFPAVSALVSHSASPDQQGVAQGMITGIRGLCNGLGPALYGFIFFLFNVELNDMEPAAGRPTQNTEKSIIPGPPFLFGACAVLFALLVAVFIPDHHRLADIKTCSARKSSSTSAAHAQNASPMATPTSDTEDIEPLLQDSSM, encoded by the exons AtgaagcaggagaaaacagcGACCGAGGCCAACGACATCATGTTGGTCCGGAGCTCG CACGGCCGAGGCCGAGCCAGAGTGACTCATGCGGTGGTGGTGATCTTCCTGGAGTTCTTCGCCTGGGGGCTGCTGACCACGCCCATGCTGACC GTCCTCCACGAGACGTTTCCTCAGCACACCTTCCTGATGAACGGCCTGGTTCAAGGCGTGAAG GGCTTCCTGTCGTTTCTGTCGGCTCCTCTGATTGGTGCACTGTCAGACATCTGGGGCAGGAAGTCTTTCCTCCTCATGACGGTTTTCTTCACCTGCGCCCCCATTCCCTTCATGCGGATCAGCCCATG GTGGTATTTTGCTCTGATCTCGGTCTCTGGAATTTTCGCCGTGACCTTCTCGGTGATCTTCGCCTACGTGGCCGACATCACAGAAGAGCATGAGAGGAGCACGGCCTATGGACTG GTCTCGGCGACCTTCGCGGCCAGTTTGGTGACGAGCCCGGCCATCGGGGCCTACCTGTCCGCGCAGTACGGCGACAGCCTGGTGGTCCTGGTCGCCACGGTGATCGCCGTAGCAGACATCGCCTTCGTGTTCTTCGTCGTCCCGGAGTCGCTGCCGGACAAGATGCGACTGACGTCCTGGGGCTTCCCCATCTCGTGGGAGCAGGCCGACCCCTTCGCC tCTCTGCGTCGTGTGGGGAAAGACACCACAGTGCTgctcatctgtgtcacagtgttCCTGTCCTACCTGCCCGAGGCCGGACAGTACTCGAGCTTCTTCCTCTACCTGagacag gtgatCGAGTTTTCTCCTGCAGCCATCGCCGCCTTCATCGCCATGGTGGGAATCCTCTCTATAGTTGCTCAG actCTCTTCCTCAGTGTTTTAATGAGGACCATCGGTAATAAGAACACAGTTCTTCTGGGTCTGGGTTTCCAGCTCTTCCAGCTGGCCTGGTACGGCTTCGGCTCTGAACCATG gatGATGTGGGCGGCAGGAACAGTCGCAGCCATGTCCTCCATCACCTTCCCAGCAGTGTCTGCTCTGGTGTCGCACAGCGCGTCACCTGACCAGCAAG GTGTGGCCCAGGGGATGATCACAGGTATCAGAGGTCTGTGTAACGGTTTGGGTCCAGCTCTCTACGgcttcatcttcttccttttcAACGTGGAGCTGAACGACATGGAGCCGGCGGCAGGAAGAcccacacagaacacagag AAGTCGATCATCCCCGGTCCTCCCTTCCTGTTTGGAGCGTGCGCCGTCTTGTTCGCTCTCCTCGTCGCCGTCTTCATCCCCGACCACCACCGATTGGCCGACATCAAGACCTGCTCCGCCCGCAAGTCCAGCAGCACCTCCGCTGCACACGCTCAGAACGCCAGCCCCATGGCCACGCCCACTAGCGACACGGAGGACATCGAGCCGCTCCTACAGgacagcagcatgtga
- the lrrc2 gene encoding leucine-rich repeat-containing protein 2 isoform X2, translating to MGLERKVDVPVYDLSLIRGIWEVRVKKHRQKQKKEQDRIEKSALAKIDQAWQYRIYCKTLKTTERNLLHHYLERENLIDIQPCTGEQQDQQDQKDSKENKLIFQLNGDRWMNFPKELQWMTYLKEWHVRGTRISRLPEYLALFTQLTVLEIPKNTIAELPPEIGKLTELKELNVSYNRLSRVPPELGNCENLKRLELTGNLNLSELPFELSSLKQLVHLDVAENKFVSIPICALRMSGLQLLDLSNNSLTDLPQDMDRLEQLVTLFVHKNNLSYLPHCLSNISTLKMIVVSGDELNCIPTRLCRNPDIKFIRLYDNPLSEAKRKEEEKKKEENKRRRWREQREEAKDSREKEFIEAYVSSLKDRDTVPYSTTKVSISCLL from the exons ATGGGTTTGGAGAGGAAGGTGGACGTCCCGGTCTATGATCTGTCTCTGATCAGGGGGATCTGGGAGGTCCGGgtgaagaaacacagacagaaacagaagaaggagcaggacaGGATCGAGAAGAGCGCCCTCGCCAA gatCGACCAGGCGTGGCAGTACCGCATCTACTGCAAGACTCTGAAGACCACTGAACGCAACCTGCTGCATCATtacctggagagagagaaccTGATTGATATACAGCCCTGCACAG GGGAGCAACAGGATCAGCAGGATCAGAAGGATTCGAAGGAGAACAAGCTGATCTTCCAGCTGAATGGAGATCGTTGGATG AACTTCCCCAAGGAGCTGCAATGGATGACCTACCTGAAAGAGTGGCACGTCAGGGGGACAAGGATCAGTCGGCTGCCCGAATACCTGGCTCTGTTCACCCAGCTCACCGTGCTCGAGATCCCCAAAAACACCATAGCCGAGCTGCCACCTGAGATCG GTAAGCTGACGGAGTTGAAGGAACTAAACGTCAGCTACAACCGTCTGTCCAGGGTTCCTCCAGAACTCGGAAACTGTGAGAACCTGAAGAGACTCGAACTCACAGGAAACCTGAATCTGTCCGAGCTGCCGTTTGAG CTGAGCAGCCTGAAGCAGCTCGTCCACCTGGACGTCGCAGAGAACAAGTTTGTGTCGATCCCGATCTGCGCTCTGAGGATGAGcggcctgcagctgctggacctGAGCAACAACAGTCTGACTGACCTGCCGCAGGACATGGACAG gctggaGCAGCTGGTCACTCTGTTCGTCCATAAGAACAACCTGTCTTAcctccctcactgtctcagCAACATCTCCACGCTCAAGATGATCGTCGTCAGTGGCGACGAGCTCAACTGCATCCCGACCAGACTGTGCAGGAACCCCGACATCAA GTTCATTCGACTGTACGACAACCCACTGAGTGAAGcgaagaggaaggaggaggagaagaagaaggaggagaacaagaggaggaggtggagagagcagagagaggaggcgaaggacagcagagagaaggagttCATCGAGGCCTACGTCAGCTCGCTGAAGGACAGAG ACACCGTCCCCTACTCCACCACCAAGGTCTCCATCTCCTGCCtgctgtga
- the lrrc2 gene encoding leucine-rich repeat-containing protein 2 isoform X1, with the protein MGLERKVDVPVYDLSLIRGIWEVRVKKHRQKQKKEQDRIEKSALAKIDQAWQYRIYCKTLKTTERNLLHHYLERENLIDIQPCTEGEQQDQQDQKDSKENKLIFQLNGDRWMNFPKELQWMTYLKEWHVRGTRISRLPEYLALFTQLTVLEIPKNTIAELPPEIGKLTELKELNVSYNRLSRVPPELGNCENLKRLELTGNLNLSELPFELSSLKQLVHLDVAENKFVSIPICALRMSGLQLLDLSNNSLTDLPQDMDRLEQLVTLFVHKNNLSYLPHCLSNISTLKMIVVSGDELNCIPTRLCRNPDIKFIRLYDNPLSEAKRKEEEKKKEENKRRRWREQREEAKDSREKEFIEAYVSSLKDRDTVPYSTTKVSISCLL; encoded by the exons ATGGGTTTGGAGAGGAAGGTGGACGTCCCGGTCTATGATCTGTCTCTGATCAGGGGGATCTGGGAGGTCCGGgtgaagaaacacagacagaaacagaagaaggagcaggacaGGATCGAGAAGAGCGCCCTCGCCAA gatCGACCAGGCGTGGCAGTACCGCATCTACTGCAAGACTCTGAAGACCACTGAACGCAACCTGCTGCATCATtacctggagagagagaaccTGATTGATATACAGCCCTGCACAG AAGGGGAGCAACAGGATCAGCAGGATCAGAAGGATTCGAAGGAGAACAAGCTGATCTTCCAGCTGAATGGAGATCGTTGGATG AACTTCCCCAAGGAGCTGCAATGGATGACCTACCTGAAAGAGTGGCACGTCAGGGGGACAAGGATCAGTCGGCTGCCCGAATACCTGGCTCTGTTCACCCAGCTCACCGTGCTCGAGATCCCCAAAAACACCATAGCCGAGCTGCCACCTGAGATCG GTAAGCTGACGGAGTTGAAGGAACTAAACGTCAGCTACAACCGTCTGTCCAGGGTTCCTCCAGAACTCGGAAACTGTGAGAACCTGAAGAGACTCGAACTCACAGGAAACCTGAATCTGTCCGAGCTGCCGTTTGAG CTGAGCAGCCTGAAGCAGCTCGTCCACCTGGACGTCGCAGAGAACAAGTTTGTGTCGATCCCGATCTGCGCTCTGAGGATGAGcggcctgcagctgctggacctGAGCAACAACAGTCTGACTGACCTGCCGCAGGACATGGACAG gctggaGCAGCTGGTCACTCTGTTCGTCCATAAGAACAACCTGTCTTAcctccctcactgtctcagCAACATCTCCACGCTCAAGATGATCGTCGTCAGTGGCGACGAGCTCAACTGCATCCCGACCAGACTGTGCAGGAACCCCGACATCAA GTTCATTCGACTGTACGACAACCCACTGAGTGAAGcgaagaggaaggaggaggagaagaagaaggaggagaacaagaggaggaggtggagagagcagagagaggaggcgaaggacagcagagagaaggagttCATCGAGGCCTACGTCAGCTCGCTGAAGGACAGAG ACACCGTCCCCTACTCCACCACCAAGGTCTCCATCTCCTGCCtgctgtga